Sequence from the Meles meles chromosome 10, mMelMel3.1 paternal haplotype, whole genome shotgun sequence genome:
CCGCGGGTGCGGTTTGGTTAAATGATAacgggggtgagggtgggggtgggggtgggggtgggggtgagggtgggggtgggggacatagAACCCCATTTTCTTCCCCCTTGCAGAAACTTTAATGATGGAGGAGTAGATAAGCTTTGGGGTGAAATAGACGAAGGAGAAGGTGAACTTTGGGATAGTAGATGGAAGATTAGGTAAGCTTTGGGGTGAAGTTTGCTAAGGGTTGAATTTAGAGAAGTTGCTTAGAAGATCAAGGCCCTTACATCGGGATAGGGTTTGAATGAATTGGGGAGATGGTTAGGACCTAGAACTCAGGCTACAAAAAGGTAGGACTTGGGATTTGGTTATGGGAGGGGGCACAGGAGGGAGCTTTGGGACAACCGGCTTTCAGAACAGTGTGTGCCCTAGGGTGGAGTGTGGGTAATGGGGCAGAGGAATAAGGACCGGGAGAGTtcggtggggtgggggcaggagcctGTTGGAGTTAAGTTGGCCAGCGAGCCAGCCCCTCATGGGTTCTTTGTACCTCTCCAGCTCAGTAAGGTGGCAGGCAAGGCAGGTGCCATGGCCTTGATTGAAGGGGTGGGTGATGAGGTGACCGTCCTTTTCGCGGTGCTTGCCTGCCTTCTGGTGCTGGCTCTCGCCTGGGTCTCAACACACACCGTGGAGGGTGCCGACCCACTGCCCCAGCCGTCAGGGACTCCAGCAGCAGCACAGCCCAGTGAAGCCATGGCGGTCACCGGCAGCATCAGAGGGGAGGCCCCAGGAGCCGAGACCCCCAGCTTGAGACACAGAGGTCAGGCTGCACAGCCAGAGCCTGGCGTTGGGCTCTCAGCGACGTCGCCATCGCCAGACtccccccaggagcccctagtgCTGCGGCTGAAATTCCTCAACGATTCAGAGCAGGTGGCCAGGGCCTGGCCCCACGATACCATTGGCTCCCTGAAAAGGTAAGCTGGGATGAGGATGGGAAAGAAATTCTAAAGATTGGGGTGGGAGTCATTACAGACCCAGAAGGGCCATCGGAGAGATCTGAGacttccccctccttctgcagACGAAGGAACTGAGGTCCCCACGTCACACACTATCATTCCCCTTATAGCAGGAGGGGACCCCCCCTTAGAGGCCACCACCTGGGTGCTGGGTGGAGGCAAAGGTGAGGGGTGGGAGTGTTGGTCTGGGCAAGGGGCCAGGATTGCCTGAGGCCTGCTCTCTTACCCAGGTCCCTCTCTCCTCAGGACCCAGTTTCCCGGCCGGGAACAGCAGGTGCGACTCATCTACCAAGGGCAGCTGCTAGGAGACGACAGCCAGACCCTGGGCAGCCTTCATCTCCCGCCCAACTGCGTTCTCCACTGCCACGTGTCCACACGCGTCGGTCCCCCACACCCCCCTTGCCCACCGGGGTCAGAGCCAGGCCCCTCCGGGCTGGAAATCGGcagcctgctgctgcccctgctgctgctgcttctgttgCTCCTCTGGTACTGTCAGATCCAGTACCGGCCCTTCTTCCCCCTGACCGCCACTCTGGGTCTGGCGGGCTTCACTCTGCTCCTCAGTCTCCTGGCCTTTGCCATGTACCGCCCGTAGTGCCTCCACGGGCTCTCGGAAGCGTTGCTGGCCCCTCTGGACCTTGCTCCCCGCGACACACTGGGCGCTGCTGTCTACCCAGGCCCACCTCTCCGGCCTGCCTCTTCCCGCTGCCCTGGAGCCCAGCCCTGCGCAGCAGAGCGCTCCGGGAGTCGGCTGAGGTGCCCCCTTGTGACCTCCATGCCTCTGGGCCACCTGCTGGGGCTGCTGGCCCTCAGCCCCCGCTGACAGTTAGCTCCTCTGGGTCAGGCAGCTGCTGTCACTGCCTTGGCCCCGGGCAGAGCCAAGCTACACCCCTGGGCCCTTCTTAGAATTCTGCCCGAGGACCCAGCCACCTCTAGTCCCCAGTAGCTCCTTGGGCTGATTTGAGGACCTAAGGACTGCGAGGCGCTGGGGAAGGGGAgctgggagggtcagagggattGTGTGGAACATGTGCAGATTAAATGACTGTGAAGTTTTCACTCCTGGTGTGTGTCCGGGTGTGTGGCCCCGTGGGGGTGTTGAGCAGGGACCCCTTGCCCTCTGGGAGGAAAGGCGTGAAGGACGCAGACTGGGCCCTCCCCGGGGATCCCCAAATCACACCACCCGCCGCCGGCTTCCGCTCTCCCTTGGCTCCAGCCTCAGCGACCTGGCCCTTTGGCTCCGCCCCTCCGCCTCCGgcaccgccccgccccgccccggctcGGCGCGCGCAGCTTCCCGGAAGTGGGGGGCGGAGCGTGAGACGCAGGGGCGCGCTGGGCCTGACGGGAGCCACGTCTGTGCTGGTCGAGGGCTGAGCCGCGATTGGCGTCCGGACCGCTGTCCGGGGGTTGCTGGGAAGATGGCGGACTCGGTGGCCTGCCGATGAGGAGGCCGCGGGGGGAGCCCGGCTCCCGGGCCCCGAGACCGACTGAGGGAGCGACCTGCGCGGGGCCTGGGGAGCCATGTAGGGGTGGCGCCTACGGGGCGGGCTGCGGGAGGGCCGCGGGAGTTGGTGTTGGCGACCGTGACCACGGTCTCCTGGCGTTGCCGGGccggggtgggtgtgggggcccCTGACACCACCGACTCCGCGCCATTGCAAAGCTGCGCGCTCGGGCTCCCCGGGCGCCCTGCGAGGTGGGCGCTGCGTTCTCGTTTCACGGGCGAGGAGGCTTGGGCAGAGAGACGAAgccacttgtccaaggtcatgcagctgGTAAGTGGGAgcgcccagcatggaacccaggACCGCCCGGCTGCTGAGCCCGCGTTCCACCCTCCTTGCCGCTGCCGCCTCCTGCGGGAGGGGGAGGTGGTCGGGAGGGCGTATCGACGGGGCaagctgggctccaggctgggcacGACCACTAACCGGATCCGTGACCTCGGGCTTAACCCCttttcctctctgggccttggtttctccACCTGTGAAATCGAGGTAGTGCCAGCCCTGCCTGCCACCTCGGAGGCGTGTATGGAGCATCAGAGGAGATACGTAGTGCATGTGGACTTGCTTTGTAAATATCCCTGTGCTGAGTACACCGAAGGTGCTGTTTCAAAGGATGGAAGGAGGCGGAGAGGGGCGGGATGGGGAAGAAGACGAGAGCAACCACATGGAAGGGTGAACATGAGCGGGTTGCTCTGACCCTAGGGCCCCCTGAGTGGGCAGTGAGGTCAGGAGTAGATAGCCGGTGTTTCTCCTCTTTGGAGAAAACCTCACCCCCTTTTCTGGGCTGCCCCTCAGGGTCTCCACCCAACTCCATGCTTCGAGTCCTGCTCTCTGCCCAGGCCTCTGCTGCTCGGCTGTCTGGCCTGCTGCTGCTCCCGCCAGTACAGCCCTGCTGTCTGGGGCCCAGCAAGTGGGGGGACCGGCCTCCTGGAGGAGGCCTCCATGCAGGCCCTGTGCAGGGGCTACAGCGGCTTCTGGAACAGGCGAGGAGCCCTGGGGAGCTGCTGCGTTGGCTGGGCCAGAACCCCACCAAGGTGCGCGCCCATCACTACCCTGTGGCACTTCGTCGTCTGGGTCAGCTCTTGGGGTCTCAGCCACGGCCCCCTCCCGTGGAGCAGGCCACACTGCAGGACTTGAGTCAGCTCATCATCCGAAACTGCCCCTCCTTTGATCCTCACACCGTCCACGTGTGTCTGCACCTTGCAGTCTTACTTGGTGAGGAGGGCGTCTGGGGGGTGGGTGTTAATGGAAGAATAGAGAAAGACCATAGAAGACCCAAGATCACTGACAGAATTCACCTCTCGGGCTTTGCCAGGAATGGCGCGTGGCCGGGCAGGCTCGGTGCTGCTCCCCCGTATCCACAGCAGACAGCAGGAGTCCAGCAGCATTCGTTCCAGCTTAGCTAGGGGTGCCAGCCAGCCCTGATTCCTTCCAACACAGTGCTCTAGAAAGCCACCACTGTTTGTCACCGTTGGCGTGCGATGACAGCTTACTGCCGTGTTGGTGTAAGGTCTTTCCCCACAGACTGTTGTGAGACCTCACAGTCACGTGCTATTTCACGTTTCTCCGGTGCTTCTGCTCACACTATAGCAACCCTTCCATCCAGAACACGGAGACCCGAAAGGTTGGGAATCCAGCAACTGAACCCCATGACTGGAACAGAGCAGCACCCTGTTACCAGGGCTGcctcctctgaccctctccctctcaGGCTTCCCGTCAGATGGGCCTCTGATGTGTGCCCTGGAGCAGGAGAGAAGGTTCCGCCTCCCCCCGAAGCCACCTCCCACTCTGCAACCCGACCTGTGCGGTGGGCAAAGATTGGAAGCTGCTCTGAGCTGCCCTCGTCTCCTGAGGCGTCCCCGGCAGCATCTCATCCGCAGCCTGGCAGGTGCCGGAGGGGACTGAGGGCAGGTGGCGGGAGGGGCTGAAGACAGGAGGCGGTAGCTGGTGGT
This genomic interval carries:
- the TMUB1 gene encoding transmembrane and ubiquitin-like domain-containing protein 1 isoform X1, with product MGGVMEELGVGRAKSRIPGRALGSACGLGLERLPEEAPSSAAAGWGLSRPEGPSAVGAWLLSEAPNCRRAEIDVWRGAALGSSPLPRLSKVAGKAGAMALIEGVGDEVTVLFAVLACLLVLALAWVSTHTVEGADPLPQPSGTPAAAQPSEAMAVTGSIRGEAPGAETPSLRHRGQAAQPEPGVGLSATSPSPDSPQEPLVLRLKFLNDSEQVARAWPHDTIGSLKRTQFPGREQQVRLIYQGQLLGDDSQTLGSLHLPPNCVLHCHVSTRVGPPHPPCPPGSEPGPSGLEIGSLLLPLLLLLLLLLWYCQIQYRPFFPLTATLGLAGFTLLLSLLAFAMYRP
- the TMUB1 gene encoding transmembrane and ubiquitin-like domain-containing protein 1 isoform X2 — protein: MLREAAAGKEGVPSGVRDLGASRPEVPEGPLWSWRSRALSKVAGKAGAMALIEGVGDEVTVLFAVLACLLVLALAWVSTHTVEGADPLPQPSGTPAAAQPSEAMAVTGSIRGEAPGAETPSLRHRGQAAQPEPGVGLSATSPSPDSPQEPLVLRLKFLNDSEQVARAWPHDTIGSLKRTQFPGREQQVRLIYQGQLLGDDSQTLGSLHLPPNCVLHCHVSTRVGPPHPPCPPGSEPGPSGLEIGSLLLPLLLLLLLLLWYCQIQYRPFFPLTATLGLAGFTLLLSLLAFAMYRP
- the TMUB1 gene encoding transmembrane and ubiquitin-like domain-containing protein 1 isoform X4 produces the protein MALIEGVGDEVTVLFAVLACLLVLALAWVSTHTVEGADPLPQPSGTPAAAQPSEAMAVTGSIRGEAPGAETPSLRHRGQAAQPEPGVGLSATSPSPDSPQEPLVLRLKFLNDSEQVARAWPHDTIGSLKRTQFPGREQQVRLIYQGQLLGDDSQTLGSLHLPPNCVLHCHVSTRVGPPHPPCPPGSEPGPSGLEIGSLLLPLLLLLLLLLWYCQIQYRPFFPLTATLGLAGFTLLLSLLAFAMYRP
- the TMUB1 gene encoding transmembrane and ubiquitin-like domain-containing protein 1 isoform X3, producing MGQRNKDRESSVGWGQEPVGVKLASEPAPHGFFVPLQLSKVAGKAGAMALIEGVGDEVTVLFAVLACLLVLALAWVSTHTVEGADPLPQPSGTPAAAQPSEAMAVTGSIRGEAPGAETPSLRHRGQAAQPEPGVGLSATSPSPDSPQEPLVLRLKFLNDSEQVARAWPHDTIGSLKRTQFPGREQQVRLIYQGQLLGDDSQTLGSLHLPPNCVLHCHVSTRVGPPHPPCPPGSEPGPSGLEIGSLLLPLLLLLLLLLWYCQIQYRPFFPLTATLGLAGFTLLLSLLAFAMYRP